The following are from one region of the Gloeomargarita lithophora Alchichica-D10 genome:
- a CDS encoding type II toxin-antitoxin system HicB family antitoxin: MEPHYSILIQWSEADHCYIASLPEWGDTCHTHGDTYAEALRHALEVLELLQANATEANALPDPVTFSMTPSPIAP; the protein is encoded by the coding sequence ATGGAACCACATTACAGTATTCTCATTCAATGGTCAGAAGCAGACCATTGTTACATTGCCTCTTTACCCGAATGGGGTGACACCTGCCACACCCACGGCGATACCTATGCCGAAGCCCTGCGCCATGCCCTAGAAGTTTTAGAGTTATTACAAGCCAATGCGACTGAGGCCAATGCGCTACCCGATCCGGTAACATTTTCCATGACCCCATCGCCCATCGCCCCATGA
- a CDS encoding type II toxin-antitoxin system HicA family toxin, translating to MLLKFGFLCEGGKGSHTKWSHPLLSQKIILSGHDGTDAKPYQEKDVNRIIQELRKKTRRLNNGTTLQYSHSMVRSRPLLHCLFTRMG from the coding sequence ATGCTTCTGAAATTTGGATTCTTGTGCGAAGGCGGCAAAGGTAGCCATACTAAATGGTCTCACCCGCTTTTGAGCCAAAAGATTATTCTTTCCGGCCATGACGGAACTGATGCAAAGCCATATCAAGAAAAAGATGTCAATCGAATTATCCAAGAATTAAGAAAAAAAACTAGGAGATTAAACAATGGAACCACATTACAGTATTCTCATTCAATGGTCAGAAGCAGACCATTGTTACATTGCCTCTTTACCCGAATGGGGTGA
- a CDS encoding LptF/LptG family permease: MATVAFSPTQVWKSLRFWVQRVPVLDRYLWQLFLPPFLFGMGAFGSIGLSVGALFETVRRVVESGLPLTIAFQVLVLKSPYFIGLAFPMATLLAMLLTYGRLGTNSELVALRACGVRARRWVIPAIIFSLITTGLTFVFNEAVVPVSNYQATMIVRRALDKDRPRVERRNITYQEFDQETGKQLQRLFYASRFDGRFMRGLTVLDFSQEGLQQILSAEAGFWNAERKTWEFQNGTIYLVATDGSYRNIIQFAKQEITLPRAPLDLATQRRTPEEMSILEAQDYLQILQRSGNLTKIREWQVRIQQKISIPFICLVLGLVGTALGSLPHRSSGGWAFGLSVVIIFVYYLLMFTGDALSQAGLLAPVVGAWFPNVLGIATGIYLLRQADR, from the coding sequence ATGGCAACGGTGGCTTTCTCCCCAACTCAAGTTTGGAAATCCCTGCGCTTTTGGGTACAGCGGGTGCCGGTTTTGGATCGGTATCTGTGGCAACTTTTTTTGCCGCCGTTTTTGTTTGGCATGGGGGCGTTTGGTTCAATTGGTTTGTCCGTGGGGGCGTTGTTTGAAACCGTGCGGCGGGTGGTGGAATCGGGTCTGCCCCTGACGATTGCCTTCCAGGTTTTAGTCCTGAAAAGTCCCTACTTCATTGGCTTGGCCTTTCCGATGGCGACCCTGCTGGCGATGCTCCTCACCTACGGTCGGCTGGGTACGAATAGCGAATTGGTGGCTCTGCGGGCTTGTGGGGTGCGGGCGCGGCGGTGGGTGATTCCGGCTATTATTTTTAGTTTGATCACCACGGGGTTGACGTTTGTGTTTAATGAGGCGGTGGTGCCGGTCAGCAATTATCAGGCGACTATGATTGTGCGGCGGGCGTTGGATAAAGACCGTCCCCGGGTGGAGCGGCGCAATATCACCTATCAAGAATTTGACCAGGAAACGGGAAAACAACTCCAACGATTATTTTATGCCAGCCGTTTTGATGGTCGTTTTATGCGGGGTTTAACCGTGCTGGATTTTTCCCAGGAAGGACTGCAACAAATTTTGAGTGCGGAAGCGGGTTTTTGGAACGCCGAACGCAAAACTTGGGAATTTCAAAATGGCACCATTTATCTGGTCGCCACCGATGGCAGTTATCGTAATATTATTCAATTTGCTAAACAGGAAATCACCTTACCGCGGGCACCTTTGGATTTAGCGACCCAACGGCGTACCCCGGAGGAAATGAGTATTCTGGAGGCGCAGGATTATCTGCAAATTCTCCAGCGCAGTGGCAACCTAACTAAAATTCGCGAGTGGCAGGTTCGGATTCAACAGAAAATTTCCATTCCTTTTATTTGCCTGGTTTTAGGGTTGGTGGGGACGGCCTTGGGCAGTTTACCGCACCGCAGTTCGGGGGGGTGGGCGTTTGGGCTGAGCGTGGTAATTATTTTTGTCTATTACCTGCTGATGTTTACTGGGGATGCCCTGAGTCAGGCCGGGTTGTTGGCTCCCGTGGTGGGGGCGTGGTTCCCGAATGTGTTGGGGATTGCCACCGGCATTTATCTTCTGCGCCAAGCGGATCGTTAA
- the queA gene encoding tRNA preQ1(34) S-adenosylmethionine ribosyltransferase-isomerase QueA, translating to MPYPAYPPGAGDWELSNYNYHLPQELIAQTAMVPRDHARLLVVDPDCHQHHRFDELPALLRPGDLLVLNNTKVLPARLIGTRPGGGITEFLLLEPGEDGGWRALVRPGRRVGAGTVVRFPAGEETQLLGVVQVRDETTGGRWVQFQTPDGMAIDQIRLLQILDKIGELPLPPYIQKFQGDPGQYQTVYAQALGAVAAPTAGLHFTDDLLKKLQNKGIAQAMVTLHVGLGTFRPVNTPDVRQHELHSEWIEVSPATVAQIHQTQQRGGRVIGVGTTVARALEAAAQGGELQATTGKINLYIYPGYTWRVIDGLITNFHLPQSSLLLLVSALIGRERLLYLYEQAIQERYRFYSLGDAMLILPDGDFR from the coding sequence ATGCCCTACCCGGCATATCCCCCCGGTGCCGGGGATTGGGAACTGTCCAACTATAACTACCACCTCCCCCAGGAACTGATTGCCCAAACCGCAATGGTGCCCAGGGATCACGCCCGTCTGTTGGTGGTTGATCCTGATTGCCACCAGCATCATCGGTTTGATGAATTACCGGCATTACTACGACCGGGGGATTTGTTAGTATTAAATAATACTAAAGTATTGCCTGCTCGTTTAATTGGCACCCGTCCCGGCGGGGGAATTACCGAATTTTTGCTGTTGGAACCGGGGGAGGATGGCGGTTGGCGGGCGTTGGTACGACCAGGGCGCCGGGTGGGGGCGGGGACGGTGGTGCGGTTTCCGGCGGGAGAAGAAACGCAATTGCTGGGGGTGGTGCAGGTACGGGATGAAACTACTGGCGGGCGTTGGGTGCAGTTCCAAACCCCTGATGGTATGGCTATTGACCAGATAAGACTATTACAAATACTGGACAAAATTGGGGAATTGCCCCTACCCCCCTATATTCAAAAATTTCAAGGTGACCCAGGCCAATACCAAACCGTGTATGCCCAGGCGTTGGGTGCGGTAGCGGCGCCAACGGCGGGTTTACATTTTACCGATGATTTACTAAAAAAATTGCAAAATAAAGGCATTGCCCAGGCGATGGTCACGCTCCATGTGGGGTTGGGAACCTTCCGCCCGGTGAATACCCCAGATGTGCGTCAGCATGAGTTGCACAGCGAATGGATAGAAGTTTCCCCGGCGACGGTGGCTCAGATTCACCAAACCCAGCAGCGGGGCGGGCGGGTGATTGGAGTGGGCACGACGGTGGCGCGGGCGTTGGAGGCGGCGGCGCAGGGGGGGGAATTGCAGGCCACCACGGGTAAAATTAATTTGTATATTTACCCCGGCTACACCTGGCGGGTGATTGATGGGTTGATCACTAATTTTCATTTGCCCCAATCCAGCTTGCTCCTGTTGGTCAGTGCGTTGATTGGCCGCGAACGGTTGCTTTATTTGTATGAACAGGCTATCCAGGAACGCTATCGGTTTTATTCCCTGGGGGATGCGATGTTGATCCTCCCGGATGGGGATTTTCGCTGA
- a CDS encoding DUF3386 domain-containing protein yields MTVALDARDLFQQAYENRYTWDGQFPGYTAQVSWQSGEQALTAQVQINRDLTVTIDGWAADHPQYKELLGLMRDVVTHRQRRDFIAAHGQNEFTAGEPLPDGAVPIQVKGDAMGSHYQVRGPVITQVSRVMGGSAFTIDTLSVEQTAQGYFPLHYQVQFANATTGEPQQVVDIRERYALVGGYYLLQERQQTVTKDGVTTEAVVAFVELKLLA; encoded by the coding sequence ATGACTGTCGCCCTCGATGCCCGTGACCTGTTTCAACAAGCCTACGAAAACCGCTACACCTGGGATGGTCAATTTCCGGGCTATACGGCTCAAGTGTCCTGGCAAAGTGGGGAGCAAGCCCTAACCGCCCAAGTCCAAATCAACCGGGATTTAACAGTGACGATTGATGGCTGGGCGGCAGACCACCCCCAGTACAAGGAATTGCTGGGGCTGATGCGGGATGTGGTGACGCACCGGCAGAGGCGGGATTTTATTGCGGCGCATGGGCAGAATGAATTTACCGCCGGGGAACCTCTACCGGATGGTGCCGTGCCAATTCAGGTCAAAGGGGATGCCATGGGTTCCCACTACCAGGTGCGCGGGCCGGTGATTACCCAGGTCAGTCGGGTGATGGGGGGCAGTGCCTTTACCATTGACACCCTCTCGGTGGAGCAAACGGCGCAGGGTTATTTCCCGCTGCATTACCAGGTGCAATTTGCCAACGCCACTACGGGAGAACCCCAGCAGGTGGTGGATATTCGGGAGCGGTATGCGCTGGTGGGTGGGTATTACCTTCTGCAGGAACGTCAGCAAACGGTTACCAAAGATGGGGTCACAACAGAGGCGGTAGTTGCCTTTGTTGAGCTAAAACTGCTGGCTTAA
- a CDS encoding MgPME-cyclase complex family protein → MNYYYVLASEKFLTAVEPLAEVLQERTRYYQEQGKAIDFFLVSRPAFLEAPEFAEIKAQCPQPAAAVITTNPDFATFLKLRLEFVLTGSFTAPSASITDPLATI, encoded by the coding sequence ATGAATTATTACTATGTCCTAGCCAGCGAGAAATTTCTCACCGCCGTTGAACCCCTCGCCGAAGTTCTCCAGGAACGCACCCGTTATTATCAGGAACAGGGCAAAGCCATTGATTTTTTTCTGGTGTCCCGTCCGGCGTTTTTAGAAGCCCCGGAATTTGCCGAAATTAAAGCCCAATGTCCCCAACCGGCGGCGGCGGTCATTACCACCAACCCGGATTTTGCTACCTTCTTGAAATTGCGTTTAGAATTTGTTTTGACCGGCAGTTTTACCGCCCCGTCTGCCAGCATTACCGACCCTTTAGCTACGATTTAA